A window of Hyperolius riggenbachi isolate aHypRig1 chromosome 1, aHypRig1.pri, whole genome shotgun sequence contains these coding sequences:
- the LOC137527582 gene encoding LOW QUALITY PROTEIN: baculoviral IAP repeat-containing protein 1b-like (The sequence of the model RefSeq protein was modified relative to this genomic sequence to represent the inferred CDS: substituted 1 base at 1 genomic stop codon), with product MRCEAKRLKSFPSFPKSSQPSFWSPAETASAGFYFTGVGKSVQCFCCGLVLSRCPLGNSPEKLHVEHNPTCSFMKGEDVGNIPKYEVPVQTSDLDPASLDMYKTEEARLNSYRNWPFYARIQPDQLAAAGFFSTGKRDAVQCFSCGGCLGNWQETDPWKQHAKWFPECDFLKSKKTSEEIAEYISSYIGIIHVTGQDFXNSWIRQ from the exons ATGAGATGTGAAGCAAAGAGATTGAAGTCATTCCCAAGTTTTCCCAAATCTAGCCAGCCTTCATTTTGGTCTCCAGCAGAAACGGCCAGTGCTGGGTTCTACTTCACTGGAGTCGGTAAGAGTGTTCAGTGCTTCTGCTGTGGACTTgtgctctccaggtgtcctttaggAAACTCACCAGAGAAACTTCATGTTGAACATAACCCAACTTGCAGCTTCATGAAAGGAGAAGATGTTGGTAATATTCCTAAGTATGAAGTTCCAGTTCAAACCTCAGACCTTGACCCAGCTTCTTTAGATATGTACAAAACAGAGGAAGCCCGACTGAACTCCTACAGAAACTGGCCATTCTATGCTAGGATCCAGCCAGATCAACTCGCTGCTGCTGGATTCTTCTCTACTGGTAA AAGAGACGCAGTGCAGTGTTTCAGTTGTGGTGGATGTCTGGGAAACTGGCAAGAAACAGATCCTTGGAAGCAACATGCCAAGTGGtttcctga GTGTGATTTTCTCAAAAGTAAGAAAACTTCTGAAGAAATAGCGGAATACATCAGTTCATACATTGG